The Leishmania major strain Friedlin complete genome, chromosome 31 genome contains a region encoding:
- a CDS encoding p-glycoprotein e, with product MVESSSTAPSLLRAGAAEAIAFPPSAAEHDFEELQERDSEQQISRSLWTQRVRDLWGPEPPYEEQPEDRSGWVVGTLFYHWIGHYIREASREQLTESGLPKPTRQYRAYNAGVVLSAELQRQRARRHAWDGYVGTRVGVRWDDASDGVLRWVGAVQQYGTPGRLYAGVEWRVAPSRRRGCCARRCMGWLLRRGRSAPVPERGPGAYHRGEVDGEHLFDPVEDDTVLTCERVEDVVFRLGFRGDASQVSSTRALLKELPESAQQCPHAIQVWWAVWTLFRQSMLHVVVLGSIRNGCQLMTPLLLKWFVAYLGGVGEHKDRSKAGITATITSPVSSSDSAFASVHRVSSAGSPDIGWQRGVWLAALMFVTMVGETLAGNKQYHVRRRSSLQVRNALSAALFEKVFTMSPKATHHPAFNAGRLTNLVSADVGVIGRFIMMFWTLVSTPFMLAIVFYQLYVLLGASVCVGGVVALAFMPLHAYLVRKMSSRYRSKADATDHRVRATTELFAGIRVAKFMSWEPFFICRIEKLRSVELSHLKTLQQAIMMVFFQFNATPGLVIASVFFTFSVTGHTLTPTIVFPAIALFNLLMGLVSMLPFALQLMTKLFVSLRRLNMFFDADDELVPVVEDIALAASRVMPTDVPRAIGADDAQQQTPSSPLIHDVAAQFVHADLSTYVAQELKKMDGALEANSAVSGAADRAPLPEAEASLPDHPPSSSSTAPAPADPVTEPVKAEGGRAGHEDAAAPSEPLSSSAQKGTAEITFNEDSIYVLKTKTLLADVDLRVPRGRLTVVLGPTGSGKSTLLNALIGALAVTRGRVACSRSVAYVPQQPWIMGATLRDNVVFFGAPDAAAFEHAVRSSQLASDLALLADGAETEIGENGINLSGGQKARVSLARAVYADRDVYVLDDPLSALDAQVGERVMRECVCGALAGKTRVLATHQVSAAAYADYVVVLAADGRVAFQGSTEAYYKDHLAGQVSHRGAASSDDTAGAVENEAPVVSITAEKKLSDLMGEALPAADTSLTAVSEAEGRAVEKKGKLLTEEERFRGAVGWDVYVRYMKACGGVGVCVSIVALYLATEVVMMSTSIWLALWSTKWLPLSATQYSFIYVALSFASALTTPLRYWLSMSVMRRASREVHQELLRSVACATLQFFDTTPLGRIVNRFTNDMSNIDSDLQGSYSYLLSTISTFFSTVAMMVATQVFVLGILIPCMVAYYYLLKFYARANREIKRLVNRVNSPMLSVLQEAIGGRWTVQAYGAAPAVIRKAIRCADVIYTCSYLQLGAELWLSVRIQLLSTSITVAVALGAVAAMHLSFLPSHIGLLSLSLTLALEISSLLDGIVTVLASVEADMNSIERVFYMTDHIEHEDLQEAVVAEVQRITEGPHGPAQRCAETLAESDEPPVLDNWSSPLLIRQSGNTQFGALVLEHVDMRYRPGLPLVLRDVCFAVAPGQKVGVVGRTGSGKSTLLLAFLRLVEVCGGRMLVCGRDARDYGVRELRGLFSMIPQDPLLFDGTVRSNVDPFGRCGDAAVWRALRQVGMEERVRGEAGGLDGRVQEGGANYSVGQRQLLCLARALLKRGSAFLLMDEATANVDPALDRQIQRTVQHTFRDYTVVTIAHRLHTVAACDVIFVMDQGRVLEFGSPRELVERQGSAFGALVRSLGRDGEQLFGETTQRA from the coding sequence ATGGTCGAatcctcctccacggcgccgtcactgctgcgcgcgggggcagcagaggcgaTCGCCTTCCCACCGTCTGCTGCAGAGCATGACTTCGAGGAGCTTCAGGAGCGCGATAGCGAGCAGCAGATCTCCCGCTCCCTATGGACACAGCGAGTCAGGGACTTGTGGGGCCCGGAACCGCCCTACGAGGAGCAGCCGGAGGACCGCTCTGGCTGGGTTGTCGGTACTCTTTTCTATCACTGGATTGGGCACTACATCCGCGAGGCGTCACGGGAGCAGCTGACAGAAAGCGGGCTGCCAAAGCCAACGAGACAGTATCGCGCCTACAACGCCGGTGTTGTGCTgtcggcggagctgcagcgccagcgagcGCGCCGCCATGCGTGGGACGGCTACGTCGGCAcgcgcgtcggcgtgcgctgggacgacgccagcgacggcgtgctgcgctgggtgggcgcggtgcagcagtacGGCACGCCGGGGCGGCTGTACGCGGGCGTGGAGTGGCGCGTGGCCCCGTCgcggcgccgtggctgctgcgctcggCGCTGCATggggtggctgctgcgccgcggccgcagcgccccTGTCCCGGAGCGGGGTCCCGGCGCGTATCACCGCGGCGAGGTGGATGGCGAGCACCTGTTCGACCCGGTGGAGGACGACACGGTGCTGACGTGCGAGCGAGTTGAGGACGTTGTGTTTCGCCTGGGATTCCGGGGTGATGCAAGCCAGGTCTCATCCACGCGAGCGTTGCTAAAGGAGCTGCCGGAGTCTGCGCAGCAGTGTCCGCACGCCATTCAGGTGTGGTGGGCGGTGTGGACGCTCTTTCGCCAAAGCATGCTGCACGTTGTTGTTCTCGGCAGCATCCGCAACGGATGCCAGCTGATGACCCCTCTCTTGCTGAAGTGGTTTGTGGCGTACCTCGGCGGCGTAGGCGAGCACAAAGATCGGAGCAAGGCCGGCATCACAGCCACCATTACTTCCCCCGTTTCTTCATCAGATTCGGCCTTTGCGTCGGTGCATCGTGTCAGCAGTGCAGGCTCACCCGACATCGGTTGGCAGCGCGGCGTATGGCTTGCGGCGCTCATGTTCGTCACCATGGTCGGGGAGACGCTTGCTGGCAACAAGCAGTACCACGTGCGCCGTCGTAGCTCTCTGCAGGTGCGCAACGCCCTCTCGGCCGCTCTGTTTGAGAAGGTCTTCACCATGTCCCCAAAGGCGACGCACCACCCCGCTTTCAACGCGGGACGGCTGACAAACTTGGTGAGTGCTGATGTGGGGGTGATAGGTCGGTTCATTATGATGTTTTGGACGCTGGTCTCCACCCCGTTCATGCTGGCCATCGTCTTCTACCAGCTTTATGTGTTGCTGggcgcgagcgtgtgcgtcggcggcgtggTGGCGCTTGCATTCATGCCCCTGCACGCCTATCTCGTGAGGAAGATGAGCTCCCGCTACCGCAGCAAAGCCGACGCGACTGACCACCGCGTCAGGGCGACGACGGAGTTGTTCGCCGGCATCCGTGTCGCCAAGTTTATGTCGTGGGAACCGTTTTTCATCTGCCGCATCgagaagctgcgcagcgtggAGCTCTCGCACCTCAAGACGTTGCAGCAGGCCATCATGATGGTCTTCTTTCAGTTCAACGCGACACCTGGCCTCGTCATCGCCAGCGTCTTCTTCACGTTTAGCGTGACCGGCCACACCCTGACGCCCACTATTGTCTTTCCAGCCATTGCGCTGTTCAACCTGCTCATGGGCCTCGTCTCCATGTTACCGTTTGCACTGCAGCTCATGACGAAGCTGTTCGTCTCGCTCCGGCGCTTGAATATGTTCTTCGACGCCGATGATGAGCTGGTGCCGGTCGTTGAAGACATTGCCCTCGCAGCGAGTCGCGTGATGCCCACGGACGTCCCCCGCGCAATAGGTGCGGacgacgcacagcagcagacacCGTCCTCCCCTCTAATTCATGATGTTGCAGCTCAGTTTGTGCACGCAGACCTCAGCACCTATGTCGCTCAGGAGCTGAAGAAAATGGATGGCGCACTGGAGGCAAATAGCGCCGTctccggcgctgccgatCGGGCACCGCTACCCGAAGCAGAAGCTTCCCTGCCAGATCACCcgccctcgtcctcgtccacagcgccagcaccagcagatCCAGTGACAGAACCCGTGAAGGCTGAGGGCGGTCGTGCGGGCCACGaagacgctgccgctccctcAGAGCCCTTGTCGTCATCTGCCCAGAAAGGCACCGCTGAAATCACCTTCAACGAGGACTCCATCTACGTTCTCAAGACaaagacgctgctggcggatGTGGAcctgcgcgtgccgcgcggGCGGCTGACGGTGGTGCTTGGGCCgacgggcagcggcaagTCCACGCTGCTGAACGCGCTGATcggcgcgctggcggtgacgcgcggccgcgtggcgtgctcgcgcagcgtggcctacgtgccgcagcagccgtggatCATgggcgcgacgctgcgcgacaACGTCGTCTTCTTCGGCGCGCCGGACGCGGCGGCCTTCGAGcacgcggtgcgcagcagccagctgGCGTCAGacctggcgctgctggcggacgGCGCGGAGACGGAGATCGGCGAGAACGGCATCAACCTGAGCGGCGGGCAGAAGGCGCGCGTGAGTCTTGCGCGCGCCGTGTACGCGGACCGCGACGTGTACGTGCTGGACGACccgctgtcggcgctggACGCGCAGGTGGGCGAGCGCGTGAtgcgcgagtgcgtgtgcggcgcgctggcCGGCAAGACGCGCGTGCTGGCCACTCACCaggtcagcgccgccgcctacGCGGACTACGTCGTCGTgctcgccgccgacggccgcGTTGCGTTCCAAGGGAGTACTGAGGCCTACTACAAGGATCATCTAGCGGGGCAAGTGAGCCatcgcggcgccgcttcgaGTGATGACACTGCGGGGGCTGTAGAGAACGAAGCACCCGTGGTAAGCATCACAGCAGAGAAGAAGTTGAGCGATTTGATGGGGGAAGCGCTACCGGCGGCGGACACTTCGTTGACAGCTGTCTCTGAGGCGGAGGGTCGCGCCGTcgaaaagaaaggaaagCTGCTGACGGAAGAGGAACGCTTCCGGGGAGCAGTGGGGTGGGACGTTTACGTGCGTTACATgaaggcgtgcggcggcgtcggcgtgtgtgtgagtatCGTGGCACTCTATCTCGCTACGGAAGTGGTCATGATGTCGACTTCCATATGGCTGGCGCTGTGGTCCACCAAGTGGCTTCCGCTATCCGCGACGCAGTACAGTTTCATCTACGTCGCCCTTTCCTTTGCCAGCGCGCTGACAACGCCACTCCGCTACTGGCTTTCCATGAGCGTGATGCGGCGAGCCAGTCGCGAGGTGCACCAGGAGCTCCTCCGCTCCGTGGCGTGCGCCACGCTGCAGTTCTTTGACACAACGCCGCTCGGCCGCATTGTCAACCGCTTCACCAACGACATGAGCAACATCGACAGTGACCTGCAAGGTAGCTACAGCTATCTCCTCTCCACCATCTCTACGTTCTTCTCGACCGTGGCGATGATGGTGGCAACGCAGGTCTTCGTGCTTGGTATCCTTATACCCTGCATGGTGGCGTACTACTACCTTTTGAAGTTCTACGCACGCGCCAACCGCGAGATCAAGCGCCTAGTGAATCGAGTCAATTCCCCAATGCTTTCGGTCCTGCAGGAAGCGATTGGCGGTCGTTGGACGGTGCAAGCgtacggcgcggcgccggcagtgATTCGGAAGGCTATTCGATGTGCAGATGTCATCTACACCTGCTCGTACCTGCAACTCGGCGCGGAGCTCTGGCTTTCTGTGCGTATCCAGCTGCTGAGCACGTCCATTACTGTCGCCGTGGCACTCGGAGCTGTAGCGGCCATGCACCTCTCGTTTCTGCCGTCGCACATCGGCCTTCTCTCCCTCAGTCTCACCCTGGCCCTCGAGATCAGCAGCCTCCTGGACGGCATCGTCACTGTGCTCGCCTCCGTGGAGGCAGATATGAACAGCATTGAGCGCGTCTTTTATATGACAGACCACATTGAACATGAGGACCTGCAGGAGGCCGTCGTAGCGGAGGTTCAGCGCATCACCGAGGGTCCGCACGGCCCTGCACAGCGCTGTGCAGAGACCTTGGCAGAGAGTGACGAGCCTCCTGTCCTGGATAACTGGAGCTCGCCGCTTCTCATCCGTCAATCAGGCAACACCCAGTTTGGAGCGCTTGTGCTGGAGCACGTGGACATGCGGTACCGGCcggggctgccgctggtgctgcgcgacgtgtgcttcgcggtggcgccggggCAGAAGGTGGGCGTTGTGgggcgcaccggcagcgggaagtcgacgctgctgcttgccttcctgcggctggtggaggtgtgcggcggccgcaTGCTCGTGTGCGGGCGCGACGCGCGCGACTACGGCgtgcgcgagctgcgcggGCTCTTCTCGATGATCCCGCAGGACCCGCTGCTGTTCGACGGCACGGTGCGCAGCAACGTGGACCCCttcggccgctgcggcgacgcggcggtgtggcgcgcgctgcggcaggtggggatggaggagcgcgtgcgcggcgaggcgggcggGCTGGACGGGCGCGTGCAGGAGGGCGGCGCAAACTACAGCGTGGgccagcgccagctgctgtgcctggcgcgcgcgctgctcaagcgcggcagcgccttccTGCTCATGGACGAGGCAACCGCAAACGTCGACCCAGCGCTCGACCGCCAGATCCAGCGCACGGTGCAGCACACCTTCCGTGACTACACCGTCGTCACCAtcgcgcaccgcctgcacaccgtcgccgcctgcgACGTCATCTTCGTCATGGACCAGGGCCGCGTTCTCGAGTTCGGCTCGCCGCGTGAGCTGGTGGAGCGCCAGGGATCCGCTTTCGGTGCGCTGGTGAGGTCGCTCGGCCGTGATGGTGAACAGCTTTT